The following are encoded together in the Strix aluco isolate bStrAlu1 chromosome 13, bStrAlu1.hap1, whole genome shotgun sequence genome:
- the TBC1D9B gene encoding TBC1 domain family member 9B isoform X1, giving the protein MWLGPEEVLLAGALWVTERANPFFLLQRRRGHGKGGGLTGLLVGTLDVVLDSSARVAPYRILHQTQDSQVYWAVACGSSRKEITKHWEWLENNLLQTLSIFDNEEDITTFVKGKIHGIIAEENKNEQPQSEEDPGKFKEAELKMRKQFGMPEVEKLVNYYSCSYWKGRVPRQGWLYLTVNHLCFYSFLLGKEVTLVIQWVDVTQLEKNATLLFPECIKVSTRDSELYFSMFLNINETFKLMEQLANIAMRQLLDNESFLQDKSLPKPRKPLKNISALKRDLDARAKNECYRATFRLPKDECLDGHTDCTLWTPFNKMHIPGQMFVSNNYICFASKAEEACHLIIPLREVTIVEKADSSSVLPSPLSISTKSKMTFFFANLKDRDFLVQRISDFLQRTPSKKPCSSDREWKWNLADPGCEEVPELPSSSPLAVSPTSALSNQPGNFCAGEVPTASQGLLKLFRRNSEELLGSKGAKEKMKEESWNIHFFEYGRGMCMYRTAKTRELVQKGIPENLRGELWLLFSGAWNEMVTHPGYYADLVEKSMGKYNLATEEIERDLHRSMPEHPAFQNELGIAALRRVLTAYAFRNPTIGYCQAMNIVTSVLLLYCNEEEAFWLLVALCERMLPDYYNTRVVGALVDQGIFEELTREYLPQLSEKMQDLGVISTISLSWFLTLFLSVMPFESAVVIVDCFFYEGIKFILQVSLAILDANMEKLLQCCDEGEAMTILGRYLDNVVNRQSVSPPIPHLHALLTSGDDPPLEIDIFELIKTSYEKFSNLKADDIEQMRFKQRLKVIQSLEDTAKKSVVRAVSGDIGFSIEELEELYVVFKAKYLMSCYWGNNRAAAARRDQSLPYLEQYRIDMEQFKELFISLTPWSCGAHTPVLAGRLFRLLDENRDSLINFKEFVTGMSGMYHGDLTEKLKVLYKLHLPPALNPEETESALEATSYFTEDVTTEVSPFVSELDFCLHCESQETQEDKGRRNENGPEKEEKGTSPQDYRYYLRMWAKEKESKKETIKDLPKMSQEQFIELCKTLYNMFSEDPVEQELYHAIATVASLLLRIGEVGKKFSNKPMRKSEDYKANSTQDPVSEEESPTSEQSQNSAVEQQPQADHEDKTCGDAQPEKTQQENQTLGDVSGEGQGSPLQLLSDDETKDDMSMSSYSMVSTGSLQCEDIADDTVLVGCEGSSSAARYGSTIDTDWSISFEQILASMLTETALVNYFEKKVDILQKIKDQKKVERQFSSSSDYELSSVSG; this is encoded by the exons ATGTGGCTGGGGCCCGAGGAGGTGCTGCTGGCCGGCGCGCTGTGGGTCACGGAGCGGGCCAACCCCTTCTTCTTGCTCCAGCGCCGGCGGGGACACGGCAAAGGGGGCGGCCTCACGG GTCTTCTTGTGGGAACGTTAGATGTGGTTTTAGATTCCAGTGCCAGAGTTGCCCCATACCGTATTCTGCACCAGACTCAGGACTCTCAAGTGTATTGGGCAGTGGCATGTG GATCATCTCGTAAGGAGATCACAAAGCATTGGGAATGGCTGGAGAATAACTTACTGCAGACTCTATCCATCTTTGATAATGAAGAAGACATCACTACCTTTGTCAAGGGCAAGATACAT GGAATTATTGCTGAAGAGAATAAGAATGAGCAGCCCCAGAGTGAAGAGGATCCAGGTAAATTCAAAGAGGCTGAACTGAAGATGCGGAAGCAGTTTGGGATGCCCGAGGTGGAGAAGTTGGTCAATTACTATTCCTGCAGCTACTGGAAGGGCCGTGTACCCAGGCAGGGTTGGCTGTACCTCACCGTCAATCACCTCTGTTTCTATTCCTTCCTGCTGGGCAAAGAGG ttacacTGGTGATCCAGTGGGTAGATGTAACCCAACTAGAAAAAAATGCTACACTGCTGTTCCCTGAGTGCATTAAAGTAAGCACAAGGGACAGTGAActgtatttttccatgtttctcaaCATCAACGAGACGTTCAAGCTGATGGAGCAGTTAGCTAACATTGCTATGCGACAGCTGTTGGATAATGAGAGCTTCCTACAGGACAAGTCCCTCCCGAAGCCCAGGAAGCCTCTTAAGAACATCTCTGCATTAAAAAG AGACCTGGATGCTCGAGCCAAGAATGAGTGCTACCGTGCCACTTTCCGGTTGCCCAAGGATGAATGCCTGGATGGACATACAGACTGTACCTTGTGGACGCCATTCAACAAAATGCATATTCCTGGCCAGATGTTTGTTTCCAACAATTACATCTGTTTTGCCAGCAAGGCAGAGGAGGCCTGTCATCTCATCATTCCTCTCAGGGAG GTGACAATAGTTGAGAAAGCAGATAGTTCCAGTGTCTTGCCCAGCCCTCTGTCTATCAGCACTAAAAGTAAAATGACCTTCTTCTTTGCCAATCTGAAAGACCGAGATTTCTTGGTACAGAGAATCTCTGACTTCTTGCAGAGAACACCATCCAAGAAACCGTGCAGCAGCGACAGGGAATGGAAGTGGAATTTGGCTGATCCTGGCTGCGAG GAGGTTCCAGAGTTGCCTTCCAGCAGCCCACTTGCAGTGAGCCCCACGTCTGCTCTCAGCAATCAACCTGGCAACTTTTGTGCCGGGGAAGTGCCAACAGCCTCGCAGGGACTGCTCAAACTCTTCAGAAGAAATTCCGAGGAGCTCTTGGGATCCAAAGgg GCAAAGGAGAAGATGAAGGAAGAGTCCTGGAACATTCATTTCTTTGAATATGGGCGAGGGATGTGTATGTATCGCACTGCCAAGACTAGGGAGCTGGTGCAAAAAGGAATCCCGGAGAATCTTCGTGGAGAGCTGTGGCTCCTTTTTTCAG GGGCTTGGAATGAGATGGTGACTCATCCTGGTTACTACGCAGACCTTGTGGAAAAGTCAATGGGAAAGTACAACCTTGCTACAGAGGAAATAGAGAGAGATCTGCACCGTTCTATGCCAGAACATCCTGCCTTCCAGAATGAGCTGGGAATTGCTGCCCTCCGGAGAGTCCTAACAGCTTATGCATTCAGAAATCCAACAATTGGGTACTGTCAG GCCATGAACATTGTTACGTCAGTACTGTTGCTGTACTGCAATGAGGAAGAGGCTTTCTGGCTCCTGGTGGCTTTATGTGAGCGGATGTTGCCAGATTACTACAACACAAGAGTAGTGG gtgcGTTGGTGGACCAAGGCATCTTTGAAGAACTTACACGAGAGTATCTTCCACAGCTGTCAGAAAAGATGCAGGACCTAGGAGTGATTTCCACCATATCCCTTTCCTGgtttctcactctctttctcAGTGTCATGCCCTTTGAGAGTGCTGTGGTCATTGTCGACTGTTTTTTCTATGAGGGAATCAAGTTTATCTTGCAGGTGTCGTTGGCCATACTTGATGCCAACATGGAGAAGTTGTTACAGTGCTGTGATGAAGGCGAAGCCATGACTATTCTGGGCAG ATATTTGGACAATGTAGTTAACAGACAGAGTGTCTCTCCCCCTATCCCCCACTTGCACGCCTTATTGACGAGTGGAGATGACCCACCACTTGAAATCGACATCTTTGAACTCATCAAAACATCCTATGAG AAATTTAGCAATCTGAAGGCAGATGACATTGAACAAATGCGTTTTAAACAAAGGCTGAAAGTGATCCAGTCTCTGGAGGATACAGCCAAGAAGAGTGTG GTCCGAGCTGTGTCTGGTGACATTGGTTTCTCTATTGAAGAACTAGAAGAGCTGTACGTAGTGTTCAAG GCAAAGTATCTGATGAGCTGCTACTGGGGAAACAACCGTGCTGCCGCTGCCCGCCGAGATCAGAGTTTACCCTACCTGGAGCAGTACCGCATAGACATGGAGCAGTTCAAAGAGCTGTTCATCAGTCTGACCCCCTGGTCCTGTGGCGCACACACGCCTGTGCTAGCAGGGCGTTTGTTCCGGCTTCTGGATGAGAACAGGGATTCTCTCATTAACTTCAAGGAGTTTGTGACAGGGATGA gtgGGATGTACCACGGTGACCTCACTGAAAAACTCAAAGTACTTTACAAACTGCATCTGCCTCCCG CTCTGAATCCAGAGGAGACAGAGTCTGCTTTGGAGGCCACAAGTTATTTCACAGAGGATGTTACAACAGAAG TATCTCCTTTTGTCTCAGAGCTGGATTTCTGCCTGCACTGTGAGTCTCAAG AAACCCAAGAagataaaggaagaagaaatgagaatGGTCCAGAAAAAG AGGAGAAAGGTACCAGTCCACAGGACTACAGATACTACCTAAGAATGTGGGCCAAGGAAAAAGAGTCCAAGAAAGAAACCATTAAAGATCTCCCCAAAATGAGCCAG gaacaaTTCATAGAGTTATGCAAGACCCTTTACAACATGTTCAGTGAGGACCCGGTGGAGCAAGAGCTGTACCATGCAATTGCCACTGTAGCCAGTCTCCTTCTGCGAATTGGGGAGGTTGGAAAAAAATTCTCCAACAAGCCCATGAGGAAGTCTGAGGACTACAAAGCAAACAGTACCCAAGATCCTGTGAGTGAAGAGGAGTCACCAACATCTGAACAGAGTCAGAATTCAGCAGTGGAGCAGCAACCTCAAGCTGACCATGAGGACAAAACCTGCGGAGATGCTCAGCCTGAAAAAACACAGCAGGAGAACCAAACTCTAGGAGATGTGTCAGGGGAAGGACAAGGCTCTCCTTTACAGCTGCTATCAGATGATGAAACCAAAGATGATATGTCCATGTCTTCCTACTCCATGGTCAGCACAGGCTCCCTGCAGTGCGAAGACATTGCAGATGACACGGTCCTGGTTGGTTGTGAAGGCAGTAGTTCAGCTGCCAGGTATGGTAGTACCATTGACACTGACTGGTCTATCTCCTTTGAGCAGATCCTAGCTTCCATGCTGACGGAAACAGCCCTTGTAAACTACTTTGAGAAAAAGGTCGACATTCTGCAGAAGATCAAAGATCAGAAGAAGGTAGAGAGGCAGTTCAGTTCATCCAGTGACTATGAACTTTCCTCCGTGTCAGGGTGA
- the TBC1D9B gene encoding TBC1 domain family member 9B isoform X4 produces MRKQFGMPEVEKLVNYYSCSYWKGRVPRQGWLYLTVNHLCFYSFLLGKEVTLVIQWVDVTQLEKNATLLFPECIKVSTRDSELYFSMFLNINETFKLMEQLANIAMRQLLDNESFLQDKSLPKPRKPLKNISALKRDLDARAKNECYRATFRLPKDECLDGHTDCTLWTPFNKMHIPGQMFVSNNYICFASKAEEACHLIIPLREVTIVEKADSSSVLPSPLSISTKSKMTFFFANLKDRDFLVQRISDFLQRTPSKKPCSSDREWKWNLADPGCEEVPELPSSSPLAVSPTSALSNQPGNFCAGEVPTASQGLLKLFRRNSEELLGSKGAKEKMKEESWNIHFFEYGRGMCMYRTAKTRELVQKGIPENLRGELWLLFSGAWNEMVTHPGYYADLVEKSMGKYNLATEEIERDLHRSMPEHPAFQNELGIAALRRVLTAYAFRNPTIGYCQAMNIVTSVLLLYCNEEEAFWLLVALCERMLPDYYNTRVVGALVDQGIFEELTREYLPQLSEKMQDLGVISTISLSWFLTLFLSVMPFESAVVIVDCFFYEGIKFILQVSLAILDANMEKLLQCCDEGEAMTILGRYLDNVVNRQSVSPPIPHLHALLTSGDDPPLEIDIFELIKTSYEKFSNLKADDIEQMRFKQRLKVIQSLEDTAKKSVVRAVSGDIGFSIEELEELYVVFKAKYLMSCYWGNNRAAAARRDQSLPYLEQYRIDMEQFKELFISLTPWSCGAHTPVLAGRLFRLLDENRDSLINFKEFVTGMSGMYHGDLTEKLKVLYKLHLPPALNPEETESALEATSYFTEDVTTEVSPFVSELDFCLHCESQETQEDKGRRNENGPEKEEKGTSPQDYRYYLRMWAKEKESKKETIKDLPKMSQEQFIELCKTLYNMFSEDPVEQELYHAIATVASLLLRIGEVGKKFSNKPMRKSEDYKANSTQDPVSEEESPTSEQSQNSAVEQQPQADHEDKTCGDAQPEKTQQENQTLGDVSGEGQGSPLQLLSDDETKDDMSMSSYSMVSTGSLQCEDIADDTVLVGCEGSSSAARYGSTIDTDWSISFEQILASMLTETALVNYFEKKVDILQKIKDQKKVERQFSSSSDYELSSVSG; encoded by the exons ATGCGGAAGCAGTTTGGGATGCCCGAGGTGGAGAAGTTGGTCAATTACTATTCCTGCAGCTACTGGAAGGGCCGTGTACCCAGGCAGGGTTGGCTGTACCTCACCGTCAATCACCTCTGTTTCTATTCCTTCCTGCTGGGCAAAGAGG ttacacTGGTGATCCAGTGGGTAGATGTAACCCAACTAGAAAAAAATGCTACACTGCTGTTCCCTGAGTGCATTAAAGTAAGCACAAGGGACAGTGAActgtatttttccatgtttctcaaCATCAACGAGACGTTCAAGCTGATGGAGCAGTTAGCTAACATTGCTATGCGACAGCTGTTGGATAATGAGAGCTTCCTACAGGACAAGTCCCTCCCGAAGCCCAGGAAGCCTCTTAAGAACATCTCTGCATTAAAAAG AGACCTGGATGCTCGAGCCAAGAATGAGTGCTACCGTGCCACTTTCCGGTTGCCCAAGGATGAATGCCTGGATGGACATACAGACTGTACCTTGTGGACGCCATTCAACAAAATGCATATTCCTGGCCAGATGTTTGTTTCCAACAATTACATCTGTTTTGCCAGCAAGGCAGAGGAGGCCTGTCATCTCATCATTCCTCTCAGGGAG GTGACAATAGTTGAGAAAGCAGATAGTTCCAGTGTCTTGCCCAGCCCTCTGTCTATCAGCACTAAAAGTAAAATGACCTTCTTCTTTGCCAATCTGAAAGACCGAGATTTCTTGGTACAGAGAATCTCTGACTTCTTGCAGAGAACACCATCCAAGAAACCGTGCAGCAGCGACAGGGAATGGAAGTGGAATTTGGCTGATCCTGGCTGCGAG GAGGTTCCAGAGTTGCCTTCCAGCAGCCCACTTGCAGTGAGCCCCACGTCTGCTCTCAGCAATCAACCTGGCAACTTTTGTGCCGGGGAAGTGCCAACAGCCTCGCAGGGACTGCTCAAACTCTTCAGAAGAAATTCCGAGGAGCTCTTGGGATCCAAAGgg GCAAAGGAGAAGATGAAGGAAGAGTCCTGGAACATTCATTTCTTTGAATATGGGCGAGGGATGTGTATGTATCGCACTGCCAAGACTAGGGAGCTGGTGCAAAAAGGAATCCCGGAGAATCTTCGTGGAGAGCTGTGGCTCCTTTTTTCAG GGGCTTGGAATGAGATGGTGACTCATCCTGGTTACTACGCAGACCTTGTGGAAAAGTCAATGGGAAAGTACAACCTTGCTACAGAGGAAATAGAGAGAGATCTGCACCGTTCTATGCCAGAACATCCTGCCTTCCAGAATGAGCTGGGAATTGCTGCCCTCCGGAGAGTCCTAACAGCTTATGCATTCAGAAATCCAACAATTGGGTACTGTCAG GCCATGAACATTGTTACGTCAGTACTGTTGCTGTACTGCAATGAGGAAGAGGCTTTCTGGCTCCTGGTGGCTTTATGTGAGCGGATGTTGCCAGATTACTACAACACAAGAGTAGTGG gtgcGTTGGTGGACCAAGGCATCTTTGAAGAACTTACACGAGAGTATCTTCCACAGCTGTCAGAAAAGATGCAGGACCTAGGAGTGATTTCCACCATATCCCTTTCCTGgtttctcactctctttctcAGTGTCATGCCCTTTGAGAGTGCTGTGGTCATTGTCGACTGTTTTTTCTATGAGGGAATCAAGTTTATCTTGCAGGTGTCGTTGGCCATACTTGATGCCAACATGGAGAAGTTGTTACAGTGCTGTGATGAAGGCGAAGCCATGACTATTCTGGGCAG ATATTTGGACAATGTAGTTAACAGACAGAGTGTCTCTCCCCCTATCCCCCACTTGCACGCCTTATTGACGAGTGGAGATGACCCACCACTTGAAATCGACATCTTTGAACTCATCAAAACATCCTATGAG AAATTTAGCAATCTGAAGGCAGATGACATTGAACAAATGCGTTTTAAACAAAGGCTGAAAGTGATCCAGTCTCTGGAGGATACAGCCAAGAAGAGTGTG GTCCGAGCTGTGTCTGGTGACATTGGTTTCTCTATTGAAGAACTAGAAGAGCTGTACGTAGTGTTCAAG GCAAAGTATCTGATGAGCTGCTACTGGGGAAACAACCGTGCTGCCGCTGCCCGCCGAGATCAGAGTTTACCCTACCTGGAGCAGTACCGCATAGACATGGAGCAGTTCAAAGAGCTGTTCATCAGTCTGACCCCCTGGTCCTGTGGCGCACACACGCCTGTGCTAGCAGGGCGTTTGTTCCGGCTTCTGGATGAGAACAGGGATTCTCTCATTAACTTCAAGGAGTTTGTGACAGGGATGA gtgGGATGTACCACGGTGACCTCACTGAAAAACTCAAAGTACTTTACAAACTGCATCTGCCTCCCG CTCTGAATCCAGAGGAGACAGAGTCTGCTTTGGAGGCCACAAGTTATTTCACAGAGGATGTTACAACAGAAG TATCTCCTTTTGTCTCAGAGCTGGATTTCTGCCTGCACTGTGAGTCTCAAG AAACCCAAGAagataaaggaagaagaaatgagaatGGTCCAGAAAAAG AGGAGAAAGGTACCAGTCCACAGGACTACAGATACTACCTAAGAATGTGGGCCAAGGAAAAAGAGTCCAAGAAAGAAACCATTAAAGATCTCCCCAAAATGAGCCAG gaacaaTTCATAGAGTTATGCAAGACCCTTTACAACATGTTCAGTGAGGACCCGGTGGAGCAAGAGCTGTACCATGCAATTGCCACTGTAGCCAGTCTCCTTCTGCGAATTGGGGAGGTTGGAAAAAAATTCTCCAACAAGCCCATGAGGAAGTCTGAGGACTACAAAGCAAACAGTACCCAAGATCCTGTGAGTGAAGAGGAGTCACCAACATCTGAACAGAGTCAGAATTCAGCAGTGGAGCAGCAACCTCAAGCTGACCATGAGGACAAAACCTGCGGAGATGCTCAGCCTGAAAAAACACAGCAGGAGAACCAAACTCTAGGAGATGTGTCAGGGGAAGGACAAGGCTCTCCTTTACAGCTGCTATCAGATGATGAAACCAAAGATGATATGTCCATGTCTTCCTACTCCATGGTCAGCACAGGCTCCCTGCAGTGCGAAGACATTGCAGATGACACGGTCCTGGTTGGTTGTGAAGGCAGTAGTTCAGCTGCCAGGTATGGTAGTACCATTGACACTGACTGGTCTATCTCCTTTGAGCAGATCCTAGCTTCCATGCTGACGGAAACAGCCCTTGTAAACTACTTTGAGAAAAAGGTCGACATTCTGCAGAAGATCAAAGATCAGAAGAAGGTAGAGAGGCAGTTCAGTTCATCCAGTGACTATGAACTTTCCTCCGTGTCAGGGTGA